The bacterium genome window below encodes:
- a CDS encoding helix-turn-helix domain-containing protein → MKYKLLNGELLDMSDLPPEDMGFLFDLMRSSADGEDYRALAYRVSTSGAYPLKGSPRVTTEVHNTILYRVAEDIADRAAIRQGAMRPDPKSEPVATEGIVSVTEAAEKLGITRSAVIKAAQSGRIRGKKIGHTWALLTRSVETYKVAAHRVEAGRAAHR, encoded by the coding sequence ATGAAATACAAATTGCTGAATGGTGAATTGCTCGACATGTCAGACCTGCCGCCGGAAGACATGGGTTTTCTTTTTGATCTGATGCGAAGCTCCGCGGATGGCGAGGACTACCGGGCTTTGGCGTATCGCGTCAGCACAAGCGGCGCCTATCCACTCAAGGGGAGCCCGCGCGTAACAACCGAGGTTCACAACACAATTCTGTATCGGGTCGCCGAGGACATCGCGGATCGGGCGGCCATTCGACAGGGCGCGATGCGTCCCGATCCGAAATCGGAGCCCGTCGCCACCGAAGGCATCGTCAGCGTGACCGAGGCCGCGGAAAAGCTCGGCATCACGCGCTCGGCGGTCATCAAGGCCGCGCAGTCCGGGCGCATCCGCGGCAAAAAGATCGGCCACACGTGGGCGCTGCTCACGCGCAGCGTCGAGACGTACAAAGTCGCCGCGCATCGCGTCGAAGCGGGCCGCGCCGCTCATCGATAA
- a CDS encoding type II restriction endonuclease — MDESALRTLIARWREDPGGTYRSWFLWEERIKNFRSIRRGLAQVTQEIEAGTFGAAYKGSSLETVVGSIAEQRQIFKGADHAFLWKPKLRIPDIYENLDNQHAFGAFLNTCACCSGGDALVRAIRHLDSRRIKGLGPAAANLLYFLHPTTMPPFNTAIVNGYNALTGARVKLGSWEEYLAMREGILRLNETHRGLLSNDLGAIGGLLFDIGSRRYAAPPRDGDAAARAAWEQDLADVKAESANNEKRLAAASQSDRTHTEIQGWLRDLGIALGFDVWIASNDRGREFDGGRLGERCLAELPGRLAVESIRLIDVLYLERGSDTVAAAFEVEHTTSIHSGIVRMLDLALGPASEAARGLFLVAPDDRQDAVRMQLMRPAFQHVRELDVRFLPYSELERHRESMARFGSGLRAIEAVARRLR; from the coding sequence ATGGACGAGTCGGCCCTGAGAACACTTATCGCCCGCTGGCGGGAAGACCCCGGCGGTACGTACCGGAGTTGGTTCCTGTGGGAAGAGCGGATCAAGAACTTCCGCTCCATCCGCCGGGGACTCGCCCAGGTGACGCAGGAAATCGAGGCCGGGACGTTCGGCGCGGCCTACAAGGGGTCGTCCCTGGAGACGGTCGTCGGGTCGATCGCCGAGCAGCGGCAGATCTTCAAGGGGGCGGATCACGCCTTTTTGTGGAAACCCAAGCTGCGGATTCCCGATATCTACGAGAACCTGGACAACCAACACGCTTTCGGCGCTTTCCTGAATACGTGCGCCTGCTGTTCGGGCGGCGACGCCCTGGTGCGCGCGATCCGGCATCTCGATAGCCGGCGCATCAAGGGGCTCGGGCCGGCGGCCGCCAATCTCTTGTATTTTCTTCATCCGACCACGATGCCGCCTTTCAATACCGCGATCGTCAACGGCTACAATGCGCTGACGGGGGCGCGCGTCAAGCTGGGAAGTTGGGAGGAATATCTGGCGATGCGCGAGGGCATCCTGCGCCTGAACGAAACGCACCGCGGACTGCTGTCGAACGACCTGGGCGCGATCGGCGGGCTGCTGTTCGATATCGGAAGTCGCCGCTACGCCGCGCCTCCCCGCGACGGCGATGCCGCGGCGCGCGCGGCGTGGGAACAGGATCTGGCGGACGTCAAGGCCGAAAGCGCGAATAACGAAAAGCGGCTCGCCGCCGCGAGCCAAAGCGATCGAACGCATACCGAGATCCAGGGATGGCTGCGCGATCTTGGGATCGCCCTGGGGTTTGACGTATGGATCGCGTCAAACGATCGCGGCCGCGAGTTCGACGGCGGCCGTCTTGGCGAGCGGTGCCTTGCCGAGTTGCCGGGACGCCTGGCCGTGGAGTCCATCCGTCTCATCGACGTTCTCTACCTGGAGCGCGGATCCGACACCGTCGCCGCGGCGTTCGAGGTGGAGCACACCACCTCGATTCATTCGGGAATCGTCCGCATGCTCGATCTTGCCCTCGGCCCCGCGAGCGAAGCGGCGCGGGGCCTTTTCCTGGTGGCGCCGGACGACCGCCAGGACGCCGTGCGCATGCAGCTCATGCGGCCCGCGTTCCAACATGTTCGTGAGCTGGACGTCCGATTTCTTCCGTACAGCGAACTCGAACGTCACCGGGAGTCGATGGCGCGATTCGGAAGCGGCTTGCGCGCGATTGAGGCGGTGGCGCGCCGGTTGCGCTGA
- a CDS encoding fibronectin type III domain-containing protein, with protein sequence MRYSIIALVAVVCMGVAGTATAGSPGATPDYLHLSWLHDPATTMTVMWRTNTGITASVVQYGLTNSYGSEQTGAYALLPEGRGNSHTVELTGLAPNTTYHYRVGDGGSNWDSDRTFRTAPDDVCEPFRFMAMGDSRSSTGDGASIYWSTVFDAATDETPLFVIFNGDAIAEGDKQEDGWEQWFENAESDLRTQPMMMAWGNHEDRGGSAFLDNFAMPVNDVTSAEDFYDFQVGPVHFFALDTEHGVPQYQSQAAWMGDKLAATDAVWTLAYQHRPTYSSGTTHGSEDDCQDFFEPVFDLYELDINIGSHDHIYERTKPIRNGSPIAGEDYSRGTMYLVTGGAGAFVNPILNIFNNFYLKGIGATHYIMFDVEFNRVTLTAKSEIGVVYDTITLEKPELGFPTADIAAVAGPVNVGDTVHFDGSLSSDPCGNLIDYAWDYGDGDTGSGPNVQHVYSEDGLMTVTLTVMDTDGNYDSTSIVLDVQPAPVDDDAADDDAVDDDAVDDDAVDDDAVDDDAVDDDALDDDAVDDDALDDDAADDDALDADADDDDDASDDDDMSDDDGVDDDFAGDDDSAPVPGGDDDDDGGGGCGC encoded by the coding sequence TTGCGATACTCGATCATTGCGCTCGTAGCGGTGGTGTGCATGGGGGTTGCGGGTACGGCGACGGCCGGCAGTCCCGGCGCGACTCCGGACTACCTGCATCTTTCCTGGTTGCACGATCCCGCGACGACGATGACCGTCATGTGGCGGACGAACACCGGCATCACGGCGTCGGTCGTTCAATATGGTCTCACGAATTCCTACGGCTCCGAGCAAACCGGCGCGTACGCGCTGCTTCCCGAGGGCCGCGGCAACAGCCACACGGTCGAGCTGACCGGTCTTGCCCCGAACACGACGTACCACTACCGCGTCGGCGACGGCGGATCGAACTGGGATTCGGACCGCACCTTCCGCACCGCGCCGGACGACGTGTGCGAGCCGTTCCGTTTCATGGCGATGGGCGATTCGCGCAGCTCGACCGGCGACGGCGCGTCGATCTACTGGTCCACCGTCTTCGACGCGGCCACCGACGAAACGCCCCTGTTCGTCATTTTCAACGGCGACGCCATCGCCGAGGGCGACAAGCAGGAGGACGGCTGGGAGCAGTGGTTTGAAAACGCCGAATCCGATCTGCGTACGCAGCCCATGATGATGGCCTGGGGCAACCACGAGGATCGCGGCGGAAGCGCCTTCCTGGACAATTTCGCCATGCCGGTCAACGACGTGACGAGCGCGGAAGACTTCTACGATTTCCAGGTCGGGCCGGTGCATTTCTTCGCGCTCGATACGGAACACGGCGTGCCGCAATATCAGTCGCAGGCGGCCTGGATGGGCGACAAGCTCGCGGCGACGGACGCCGTCTGGACACTCGCCTACCAACATCGCCCGACGTATTCGTCCGGCACGACGCACGGCTCCGAGGATGACTGCCAGGACTTCTTCGAGCCCGTCTTCGACCTGTACGAGCTGGACATCAACATCGGCAGTCACGACCACATCTACGAACGCACCAAGCCGATCCGTAACGGCAGCCCGATCGCCGGCGAGGACTATTCGCGCGGCACGATGTACCTGGTGACGGGCGGGGCGGGCGCGTTCGTGAATCCGATCCTGAACATCTTCAACAATTTCTACCTGAAGGGCATCGGCGCGACGCACTACATCATGTTCGATGTGGAATTCAACCGCGTTACGCTGACGGCCAAGAGCGAGATCGGCGTCGTGTACGACACGATAACGCTCGAAAAGCCGGAACTCGGTTTCCCGACGGCGGACATCGCGGCCGTGGCGGGCCCGGTCAACGTGGGCGACACGGTACATTTCGACGGTTCCTTGTCGTCGGATCCTTGCGGCAATCTCATCGATTACGCGTGGGACTACGGCGACGGCGACACCGGAAGCGGCCCGAACGTACAGCACGTGTATAGCGAAGACGGGCTGATGACCGTGACGCTCACGGTGATGGACACCGACGGCAACTACGACAGCACCTCGATCGTGCTGGATGTTCAGCCGGCGCCGGTGGACGACGACGCCGCGGACGACGACGCGGTGGACGATGACGCCGTTGACGACGATGCGGTGGACGATGACGCGGTGGACGATGACGCCGTTGACGACGATGCCCTCGACGATGACGCCGTTGACGACGATGCCCTCGACGATGACGCCGCCGACGACGATGCCCTCGACGCTGACGCTGACGATGATGACGACGCGTCGGATGACGACGATATGTCCGACGACGACGGGGTCGACGACGACTTTGCGGGCGACGACGATTCGGCGCCCGTGCCCGGAGGCGATGACGACGACGATGGCGGCGGAGGTTGCGGCTGCTGA
- the rlmN gene encoding 23S rRNA (adenine(2503)-C(2))-methyltransferase RlmN has translation MSMTDAAKIDNAPGTPRAAITPGRTPILGLPRDRLTERLREIGDRPYRADQIFRWLYKRDAAAFSDMTDVRAARRSELAAMFSIDRARLARRHEAADGTVKLLLEFSDGALVETVVIPETRRLTVCVSTQVGCSLTCRFCRTGTMRRERNLTAGEIVEQALAAGRHGGFDRPVTNVVFMGMGEPLYNYDATVDAANVLIDEMGPNFSARRVTISTAGVVPMIRKLGADTAASLAISLHAADDATRTAIMPINRKYPLDALIQACRDYPLRHRQRITYEYVMLDGVNDGPEDAAALRRLMAPLKAHVNLICFNPWEGCPYRPTPETRLRSFQRTLLDAKINCVVRRSRGQDILAACGQLKSLED, from the coding sequence ATGAGCATGACCGACGCCGCGAAAATCGATAACGCGCCAGGCACTCCCCGAGCGGCCATTACGCCTGGGCGCACCCCGATCCTCGGGCTGCCGCGCGATCGCCTGACCGAGCGGCTGCGCGAGATCGGCGATCGGCCGTATCGCGCCGACCAGATTTTCCGCTGGCTCTACAAGCGCGACGCGGCGGCCTTTTCCGACATGACGGACGTGAGGGCCGCGCGCCGATCCGAACTGGCCGCGATGTTTTCGATCGACCGCGCGCGGCTGGCGCGCCGGCACGAGGCCGCTGACGGCACGGTGAAATTGCTGCTTGAATTTTCCGACGGCGCGCTCGTCGAAACGGTCGTCATCCCCGAGACGAGGCGGCTGACCGTCTGCGTCAGCACGCAGGTGGGGTGTTCACTGACGTGCCGATTCTGCCGGACGGGGACCATGCGCCGCGAGCGCAATCTGACCGCGGGCGAGATCGTGGAGCAGGCGCTCGCGGCGGGGCGGCACGGTGGATTTGACCGGCCCGTCACCAACGTCGTTTTCATGGGCATGGGCGAGCCGCTCTACAATTACGACGCCACCGTCGACGCGGCCAACGTGCTGATCGACGAGATGGGGCCGAATTTCTCCGCGCGCCGGGTGACGATCTCGACCGCGGGCGTCGTGCCGATGATCCGCAAGCTCGGCGCGGACACGGCCGCGTCCCTGGCGATTTCGCTGCATGCCGCGGACGACGCGACGCGCACGGCCATCATGCCGATCAACCGAAAATACCCGCTCGATGCGCTCATCCAGGCGTGCCGCGACTACCCGCTGCGCCACCGGCAACGCATCACCTACGAATACGTCATGCTCGACGGGGTGAACGATGGGCCCGAGGACGCCGCCGCGCTTCGCCGCCTGATGGCGCCGCTGAAGGCGCACGTGAATCTGATCTGCTTCAATCCCTGGGAGGGCTGCCCGTACCGCCCGACGCCCGAGACGCGCCTGCGCTCGTTTCAGCGCACCTTGCTCGACGCGAAGATCAATTGCGTCGTGCGGCGAAGCCGCGGGCAGGATATCCTGGCGGCCTGCGGGCAACTCAAAAGTCTGGAGGATTGA